One segment of Poecile atricapillus isolate bPoeAtr1 chromosome 5, bPoeAtr1.hap1, whole genome shotgun sequence DNA contains the following:
- the RALB gene encoding ras-related protein Ral-B — protein MAASKSKNQSSLALHKVIMVGSGGVGKSALTLQFMYDEFVEDYEPTKADSYRKKVVLDGEEVQIDILDTAGQEDYAAIRDNYFRSGEGFLLVFSITEHESFTATAEFREQILRVKAEEDKIPLLVVGNKSDLEERRQVPVEEARSKAEEWGVQYVETSAKTRANVDKVFFDLMREIRAKKMSENKDKNGKKSSKNKKSFKERCCLL, from the exons ATGGCTGCCAGCAAGAGCAAGAACCAGAGTTCCTTGGCCCTCCATAAAGTTATTATGGTTGGCAGTGGAGGTGTGGGAAAATCTGCACTCACACTTCAGTTTATGTATGATGAG TTTGTAGAAGACTATGAACCTACCAAGGCTGACAGCTACAGAAAGAAAGTAGTTCTGGATGGTGAAGAAGTTCAGATAGATATTCTGgacacagcaggacaggaggaTTATGCAGCTATCAGAGATAACTATTTTCGCAGTGGGGAAGGATTTCTTCTTGTCTTTTCAATAACAGAGCATGAATCCTTCACAGCAACAGCGGAGTTTCG GGAACAGATCCTGCGTGTGAAGGCTGAAGAGGATAAAATCCCTTTACTGGTAGTGGGAAACAAATCTGACCTGGAGGAGCGCAGACAAGTGCCTGTAGAAGAGGCTCGAAGTAAGGCAGAAGAATGGGGGGTGCAGTATGTAGAAACCTCTGCCAAAACTAGAGCAAATGTAGATAAG GTATTCTTTGATTTAATGAGAGAAATAAGAGCaaagaaaatgtcagaaaacaaagacaagaatggcaagaaaagcagcaagaacAAGAAAAGCTTTAAAGAAAGATGTTGCTTACTGTGA